CTGGGGAGCAGAGCCAGAACCTCAGGACACACCTGTCTCCCTCGAGGCCGCAGTGGCCACCCCTTGAGCAGGCCCTGTGCCTCCTGCTCTGTGTGTGGGGGCTTAGGGGCTGCTGCCCACGGAGCCCAGGCTAGGGGGTCGTGGGGGGCCCTGGCAGCCGGCTCACGCCCTGCCCCCACAGGTACTACCGCGGTGCAGTGGGCGCACTGCTCGTGTATGACATCGCCAAGCACCTGACCTATGAGAACGTGGAGCGCTGGCTGAAGGAGCTGCGGGACCACGCCGACAGCAACATCGTCATCATGCTGGTGGGCAACAAGAGTGACCTTCGCCACCTACGGGCCGTGCCCACTGACGAGGCCCGTGCCTTTGCCGGTGAGTCAAGCTGGGCTGGAGCAGGTGTGGCCAGGGGGCCTGCCCGGGCCTCCCCGGGGCCACATTCCCCAAAGCGAGATGGTGACTGAGGCGTCAGAGAAACATCTGGAAGGCGGgcagctgccctgccccccaggcccctggcaTCTTCTCTCTCTTGGCCATGGCCTTGGTACCAGCTACCCCTTCTTGAGGTGTGGTCATCTCGATCCTATCCCTTTGGCCCCAACCATTCATTTCATGGGCCAGGCAAGCAGGCAGGCAAGCAGGGTCGCTGAGAGGATGCAGGGCAGCGCCCCCCTGCTCCACCACTGCTCACCTGGGCCATATTCTTTTTGTTCCAGAAAAGAACAACTTGTCTTTCATTGAGACCTCAGCCTTGGATTCCACCAACGTAGAGGAAGCTTTCAAGAACATCCTCACAGGTGGTCACAGGGCCTGGCTGGGGCCATAGTAACCCCAATATGCCCATCGTGGGGGTGGCCTGGGAAGGGCACCAGCCATTCTGACTGCATGCTCCAGAGCACAGCCGGAGAAGCTTTAGTCTTTAAACCTGCAAGTCTGTCTGGACACAGGACAGATGTGGCGTGCTTTAGGGATCAGGCCAGATCCTGGCCCTGCTGGCACTCAGGACGTAGAGACCCCTTCGACCCAGCTTCTGCAAGGCCCCTCTGCCGTGGCTCCACCAGAGAGCAGCCAGCTCGGTCAGCCAGGGGGACACTGGGCCCCGAGGCCCCTGGGTGCTTATTCTGGGAGGAGGGGGCCTCTGATCATATAGGACAAGAGGCCAGGCCGGGGGTACATCTGTGACCAGACATGGGTCCCGTTCTTGCTGAGCACACAGTCAGCATTGGGTGACCAGGTGGGAGCTTGTCTCCCCCTGCCCCGCCGTGTTGGGGGGCACAGTCAGGGCCTTTGAGAGGGGTTTTGGGTTCAGCCTTGGAGCTGCTCCCCGGAGGGCAGCCGGTCCAGATGGCAGGGGGACAGTCATTGCGGGCGAGCACGCAGCGCACTCACCCCATGTTCCCCCCACCTGCAGAGATCTACCGCATTGTGTCACAGAAGCAGATTGCAGACCGCGCAGCCCATGACGAGTCCCCTGGCAACAACGTGGTGGACATCAGCGTGCCGCCCACCACCGACGGACAGAAACCCAACAAGCTGCAGTGCTGCCAGAACCTGTGACCGCCCCGCGCCTCGTCCGAGCGTGCGTGCACGTCCTCGTCCTCCGCCCGCCCCTCACCTCTCTGTGCTCCCTTGCCCcaccctctctgtccctctgtgacTGGCTCCTGCTCTCCCATCGAGCTCCGCATGGCTGGCCAGGGCCCGGGAAGAACAGGAGTCAAGTGGTACCCGCTGTCCTGCTCAAGGAAAGCTAGAAGCCCGGGTTGCTGCACCTGCTCTTCTTGGGTCCCAGTGTGCATCGCGGCGGgtcggggaggggaggcaggacgGACAGGGCCAGCCAGAGGCAAGGAGGATGGGCACACCGAGCAGGCTTCTCCAATTTTCCACGGCAGACTCCAGGGAGCGatcacctccctccctctgcgGCCAGTTGGCCCGACAACTGGCCCCCGATCCCCACCCAGAACCCCGTTCTGAGCATTAGCTCGAAGAGCAAGGCGCCAGGGGGCCAGGGCCAGTGGACACTCTTGGCTCTCGGCACCCCCGTTCCCCCACGCACAGCCAGCACCGGTACACGCCTTCGACCTCCCGTGTGTGCGCGACTCCAGCTCCTGCCTGTAGATTTATGCTGGGAGAAgacccctctcccccctccccttccttttgcACGCAGCGCGCTCTCCggccctccctccctgtgctCCCCTCTGTCTTGTCTCCTGTCTGGTCAGGAACCTGTTTGCAAGTGAAGCAATATCTCCGTGTTTTGTATATACAACCGCTCTTGTAGCCTTtggtttttttgttattgtagAGAAACACAGATTCTTTATACACTTTGTAAGATTGACGCCAAACCCCAGCTCTCGATCTCTTATTCTCCCTGTGGCCCCTGCACTGTTGCCCCGATGCCTCATTTCTTCCGCCCGTTACTAAAATGTATAATCCGACTTCCTGTACAGAAACCTGCCACTGCgcctttgtcttcatttttctctgcCAGGAGGCCACGCCTGGGGCCGGGGCTCCTCGCGGTGTATGTCCCGCTGCCACAGGGAGCTGGAAGACCAGGCCCAAGTGCCACCCAGGACAGTGCAGAGGCCCACGAGCTGACCACAGGGCCCTTggcctggtggtggtggggggtatCCTCTCCAAGCTGCCCCTGTGGCTGGGGGATGTATTCAGCTTCTTCCCAGCCCACTGCTCCCCATTCCTGGCCCTGGGGTTGGACTGTCCTCACTTCCATCTGCTGCCCACAGCTGCCTCCAGGGGCTCATccaggggatggtggtggtgcCAGCgccacccctgctctccccatccTGGACTGACCTTTGGGAAGGGCCCAGTGGAAGGATGCTGGTgacagaggggaggcaggtggcctggagttcctctgcctctccccagggTCCAGCTTCTCCCCTGGTCCATGTGGGCAGAGCCATTTCCTACTATGGAGGGAATGTCGCTATCCCCACAATCCCATCCCTGCACTGACCGTGTGACCCACTGTGTCCCCTCTCACCTGAGTGCCTGCAGCTGTTCCAAATGCTCTACCCTCTGACTGAAGCCACTTACGCCCTTGACCCCTAGAAGACTCACCAGAGACAGGGGTCTGCTTTCTCCCAACTTCAGGCTTTGGCTGCCCTGCCTGGAGAGCTGGGCAAACCCAGACAGCCCTTCCAGAAGAGCCCTGAGGCACAGGGGGCTGTTCCTGTAGGGGAGTTGGAGTGAGCCTGGGTGTGTGCTCCAGGCCAGGGAGCACCCCGAGCCAAGGCCAGCAACAGGATAGCAGGGGATCTGGTGGGGCCACATACACTCCAGGAGCCATTTGCCCAGACCCTGGGGTTGCTGAATCTGGATTTGGGCTGGTGGgcgtggggagggcagagggtgggcagCATCCTCAGGCAGGCCGAGTGAAGTAATGAGGCACCCTGGAGGGTTTTGGGTAGCCCAAGGATCAAATCTGAGCCTCTGTGGACTGGTCAGGTCCAAGGCTCATACCAGGGAACAAGACTGACAACACTCCCCTCGGGGGTCACAGTCCAGTGTTGCTATTTCGGTTACTCTGATTTCAGTGAATTAATCCCAGCATGTTCActcagtgccaggcactgctcttaagcctttttttttttttaatggtaaaatacacatcagATTGGCCGTCTTGACTATTTTCCAGTGCACAGCTCAggggcattaagtacattcagcATTAAGCAGCCATCCCCACCATCCGCCTCCAGAACCCTTCATCTTGCACAACCGAGACCCTGTCCCCATGAAACGCTgactccccagcccctggctcccaCCGTCTGCTTCCTGTCTGTGAATTTGACTCCTCCTAGGGACTtcctgtaaatggaatcatacggtatttgttcttttgtgactggcttattttacttagtataatgtcttccaaggttcatccatgttgtagcaggtgttaGAATTTCCTAAtaaaaggctgaataatagtccattgtatggatatcccacttcttgtttatccattcatccatcgatggacacttgggttgcttccactcgTTGGCCATTGTGGATAACACTGCTGTGAACACGGGTGTATGATATGTGAGCAGGTCccagctttcaattcttttgggtagatagccagaaatggaattgctgggtcatatggtaattctgtgatTAATTTTTCGAGGCACTGTGTTAACctaaataaattatgttattgggatccctgggtggctcagcggtttagagcctgcctttggcccagggcgcgatcctggagacccgggatctagtcccacatcaggctcccggtgcatggagcctgcttctccctctgcctatgtctctgcgcctctctctctctctgtgtgtgactatcataaattaaaaaaaacaattatgttATTTAACAGTGGAGAGGaatggttgggtggctcagtgcttgagcatctgccttaggctcagagcatgttcccagggtcctgggatcctgtcctgcaatgggctccccacagggagcctgcttctccctctgcctatgtctctgcctctctctgtgtgtctctcatgcataaataaaatcttaaaaaaaagaaaaagtggagagCATAGTCTAATGAATTCCCATATGCCCACCACCCGACTTCAGCCAATCTGGTTTCACCCCATTCTCTTCCTGTGTGCAAATCCTAGACATCTTCCCCCCCTAAATGTTTCAGTATATATCTCTAAAATACAAAGACTTATTTTGATGACACAACCTCAATACTATTATGCCTAAAGAGATGAGTAGTAATTtcttaatatcatcaaatatctAAGCACtgattatccttttttaaaaaatattttattcatgagagacacacacacacacacacacagacaggcagagacataggcagaaggagaagcagagctccctgcagggatcccaatgcaggactcgatctcaggaccccaggatcatgacctgagctgaaggcagacacaaccactgagccacccaggtaccctaagcGCTGATTATcagagctccctgcaaggatcccaatgcagaactcgatctcaggaccccaggatcatgacctgagctgaaggcagatgctcagaccactgagccacccaggtaccctaagcgttgattatctttaaattttctttttttttatcttgaaattttCTAATGATTTGTTTGAATGAGTATCCAAACCCAGTTCCAGTTGGTTCACGTGTCTCCTCAGTCCCTATAGATTCttcttttatctcttatttttcttgccCCCCTCTTTCTGTTTAAAGAAATGGATCATTtgtggggcacctagatggctcagtaagttaagcatctgactcttggttttggctcaggtcatgatcttgggatcatgagatccagccccatgttgggctccactctcagcatggagcctgcttgagattctctctctctacctctacctcctccctctctaaaaatgaaagaagggggacccctgggtggctcagcggtttagcccctttctttggcccagggcatgatcctggaatcccaggattgagtcccacatcaggctccctgcatggaccctacttctccctctgcctgtgtctctgcctctgtgtgtgtgtgtgtgtctcatgaataaataaaatctttttaaaaaataaatagataaaaatgaaagaaggaagggggagagggagggagggagggaggggtcaTCTGTGTTGTAGTTCCATCAGCATTTTGCCAATGGCATCCCTATGGTCTCtccctttttgctttttaaaaatttgagataaaattcacagaacataaaattcgccattttagtcattttaaaatgtatatctaGTGGTTTCTAGGACATGCATAGGGTTGTGCAAACACCACACTATAATTAGAGATTTTTATCaccactccaaaaagaaacccccGTACCCATTAAAGTTCTTGcccatttccccttcccctgtccctggcaaccaccaatctgcatTTTATCTTTATGGACCTATGGTGTTATTCACTATGTGCCTTTGTCCCCTGCATTTCCTGTAAATGAATAGTTAGATCTAGAGGTTGGTCATATTTAGGGCTGAGTGCTTTGTAGGTGATGTGTGCACATACCGGGAGGCAGATGGTGGCACCGTGTCTCTTATTTGTGATGCTTTGTAGCTGCTGCAAAGCATCACCTAGATTCACAATCCATTAGTGGTTACAAAACGGTTGTATTCAAAATCTGGCCTCCTCCATTTATTTctggaataaagagaaattttccTTCATCTATGTGCTTACCCTGAGGTACAGATTGTAAAGGTCAGcataaatacttaatttttttccctttctcgtTAATGTCCGAATTTCCTAATTTTCAGGATTTTGAGTTGATTTCCAAGAAGTCTTCAAAAGTGACTGcttatttttttactaaaatgCATGAATTTAACTCCTTTTGGGGGGCCAAGCTTCCAATCAGTGTGCTCAATGGGTATGGAATTGAGTAGGATGTATATGTCTGGGGCTGAGTCTTGATCAGTGTATCTAGGAGTTAGGGTTCacatggcaggggtgggggaagcagaaaaatgagtaaatgtaTTTGGGATCCTGGGAGTCAGAGAAGGAAGGTTAGAAACACATGAAGTGTCTGGAGTAAATTTTGGTGTTGGATTAGAATTagggctattaaaaaaaagaattagggctATTGGTGTACACTCATGGTTTtaaagatggatggatgatggatggacgGGTAGATGATAGACACACAGGTagataaatatctataaataggtacatacatacatacatattacaATGAGAAAAGTAAGAATTGATACCACTGTAGCTGTCAGGACACCTggcacccagatcttggtttttaaatattgttcCCCATTAAAACcggggctccttggagaaatggttgcTTCCAGAGCTGGGACAggtaaaaatacaagaaaaagccACCTTGGAACATTTTGTGGGGCTAGCACATACAGAAAAATCATTATTTGGCAACCATTATCTGATAAAAGGCAGGCCTGGCTAACCCCTCCATGCCactcccttctccctgcctcgATTGAGGATGTGATACCTGGAACTGCAGCAGCCATCTCGCCACCATGAGAAAAGGCCAAGAGACTCTCAGAGTCATTGTTTGATCAAACCAGTGCCAGCAGCCAGCCTCCTCTAGTATTCtcataagtaaaaacaaaaccctatttgtctgaaataacaacaacaaaattaaaaaaaattgatccaGTCAAGTGTCATCAATGGATAATATATGTAGTGGTTGAAGGTTTATTGAGGAACcagatatttaattaatttcaaaatattttcccataaaGCACTATTGACAAGTGTAACATACTCTCTCAGGCTGGAGACCTGGCATGCATCATTTTAAACAGGCTGGTCTAGGGAGTGATGGAAGAAATCAGCATTCTCTGCTTCCCGACATAGGCACCGAGAACACTTTATTGCTTCTGCAGTTCCCGTTCCAAACACATAAATCCTGACAAAACATTAGAGACACACAAATTGAGGAACTTTCCACAAAATAACTAGCTCATGCTCTTCCAAAgtatcaaggtcatgaaagacgagtaaagattaaataaatattgcaGCATACATGACACtgggaatagaaaaatatacaaagggAACATCTgcgaggctcagtggttgagcatctgcctttgggtcaggtcatgaccccagggtcccgggatcaagtcccacattgggctccccgcagggagccttcttctccctctgcctgtgtctctgcctctctctctctgtgtctctcaggaataaataaaatctttaaaatacatataaataaatacatataaataaataatttttataaaatattttacaaatctataaaaaatatatatagtttgtatatatatatatatatatatatatacacacacacacaaagtgtgTTCTGGAATGAATGCTGGAGCTTTAAAGGACTTTATTGGAAACTTTAAGATTTAGGAATTACATGGTAATATTGGATCAATATTTACctgtggattttgtttttttgttttttaaattttttatttatttacttatgatagtcacagagagagagagagaggcagagacacaggcagagggagaagcaggctccatgcaccgggagcccgatgtgggattcgatcccgggtctccaggatcgcgccctgggccaaaggcaggcgccaaaccgctgcgccacccagggatccctacctgtGGATTTTGAAGGTGGTACTGTGAATATGTGGAAGAGAATGcttatatttgagaaataaacactgaaaaaaaaaagaaagaaaaagaagtatacactaaaggggcacctggctggctcagttggcagagcatgcaactcttgatttcgcaggtgtgagttcaagccccacattgggcgtatgagaatactaaaaaaaataagctcaagaaaaaggaaaattagaaaaaaaatagggacgcctgggggctcagctgttgaacgtctgccttaggctcagagtgtgatccccagacccgggatcgagtcctgcatcgggctccc
The nucleotide sequence above comes from Canis aureus isolate CA01 chromosome 19, VMU_Caureus_v.1.0, whole genome shotgun sequence. Encoded proteins:
- the RAB11B gene encoding ras-related protein Rab-11B; its protein translation is MGTRDDEYDYLFKVVLIGDSGVGKSNLLSRFTRNEFNLESKSTIGVEFATRSIQVDGKTIKAQIWDTAGQERYRAITSAYYRGAVGALLVYDIAKHLTYENVERWLKELRDHADSNIVIMLVGNKSDLRHLRAVPTDEARAFAEKNNLSFIETSALDSTNVEEAFKNILTEIYRIVSQKQIADRAAHDESPGNNVVDISVPPTTDGQKPNKLQCCQNL